In Solea senegalensis isolate Sse05_10M linkage group LG18, IFAPA_SoseM_1, whole genome shotgun sequence, a single window of DNA contains:
- the LOC122759631 gene encoding syntaxin-4-like yields the protein MRDRTKELGNHAEASDDDEEGRALMVKPGTSSAKEEKESEAFFKKAQEIHEGLQSLKRMVLDLENKQKTVLGEALPVESMKKELQTLREEIKTLASQIQRKLKSIETKKGEEDGKYIPINVRMQRTQHGILSKEFVELMGYCNTIQSQYRDRNVERIQRQLKITGTNVSDEELDAMLESGQTDVFTQNILSDAKATKQALNEIESRHDEILKLERSIRDLHDMFQYLAMEVEAQGEMVNRIENNITQSSDYVEKAKDNTEKAVTYQQKARKKKVWIAICLAILILILVISLAASFSP from the exons ATGCGTGACCGAACTAAAGAGCTGGGAAAT CATGCTGAGGCttcagatgatgatgaggagggcAGAGCTCTGATGGTCAAGCCTGGAACCTCTTCGGccaaagaggagaaggagagtgaAGCCTTCttcaaaaag GCACAAGAAATCCACGAGGGACTGCAGAGTCTCAAGAGGATGGTGTTGGACCTtgagaacaaacagaaaacagtgcTCGGCGAGGCACTGCCGGTGGAGA GTATGAAGAAAGAGCTGCAGACTCTTCGTGAAGAGATCAAAACATTGGCAAGCCAAATCCAGAGAAAGCTGAAGA GTATTGAAACAAAGAAGGGAGAGGAGGATGGAAAATATATTCCCATAAACGTTCGGATGCAACGCACACAG CATGGCATCTTGTCCAAAGAGTTTGTGGAGCTAATGGGTTACTGTAACACCATCCAGTCCCAGTACAGAGACCGCAATGTGGAGAGAATACAGAGGCAACTGAAAATCA CTGGGACCAACGTATCAGACGAGGAGCTGGATGCGATGCTCGAAAGTGGTCAGACAGATGTTTTCACTCAGAAT aTCTTGAGCGACGCTAAAGCCACAAAACAGGCTCTGAATGAGATTGAGTCGCGACACGACGAGATCCTGAAGCTGGAGCGAAGCATCAGAGACCTGCATGACATGTTCCAGTACCTCGCTATGGAAGTGGAGGCTCAG GGAGAGATGGTCAACCGGATTGAAAACAACATCACCCAGTCTTCTGACTATGTGGAGAAAGCGAAGGACAACACAGAGAAAGCAGTCACTTACCAGCAGAAAGCACGCAAG AAAAAGGTTTGGATCGCCATCTGTTTggccatcctcatcctcatcctagTCATCTCATTGGCCGCCTCCTTCAGCCCCTAA
- the LOC122759530 gene encoding syntaxin-4-like, translating to MRDRIKELRKYIEASDQDDDDDDEEETRALITKPRNSSTKEEKESEVFLKKAHEIHEEIQSLKKMVLDLENKQKTVLSMALPVEGRKKELQFFAEEIKTMASQIQRKLRNIEPKKGVKEGKYIPINVRIQRTQHSICSKMFLELVGYFYTVQSRYRDCNKERIQRQLNITGVNVSDEELDTMLESGKMDVQIFSSCATTKQDLDEIESQHDEILKLEQSIETLHDMFQYLTIEVVAQGEMVNRIQNNIDQSSVNVEKAKDNTGQAVTYRQKACKKKIWIAIFLAIVVVTLVILLSTLLST from the exons ATGCGGGACCGGATTAAAGAGCTGAGAAAA TACATTGAGGCTTCAGAtcaagatgatgatgatgatgatgaggaggagaccAGAGCTTTGATCACCAAACCCAGAAACTCATCAAccaaagaggagaaggagagtgaagtctttttaaaaaag GCACATGAAATCCATGAGGAGATCCAGAGTCTCAAGAAGATGGTGTTGGACCttgagaacaaacaaaaaactgtgcTCAGCATGGCTCTACCTGTGGAGG GTCGGAAGAAAGAGCTGCAGTTTTTTGCAGAAGAGATAAAAACAATGGCGAGCCAGATCCAGAGAAAGCTGAGGA ATATCGAACCCAAGAAGGGAGTCAAGGAGGGAAAATATATTCCCATAAATGTTCGGATACAACGCACACAG CACAGCATCTGCTCCAAGATGTTTCTGGAGCTGGTGGGTTACTTTTACACCGTACAGTCCCGGTACAGAGACTGCAACAAGGAGAGAATACAGAGGCAACTAAACATCA CTGGGGTCAACGTATCTGACGAGGAGCTGGACACCATGCTCGAAAGTGGCAAGATGGATGTACAG ATCTTCAGCAGTTGTGCAACTACAAAACAGGATCTGGATGAGATCGAGTCCCAACACGACGAGATCCTGAAGCTGGAGCAAAGCATTGAAACCCTGCATGACATGTTCCAGTACCTCACCATTGAAGTGGTGGCCCAG GGAGAGATGGTCAACCGGATTCAAAACAACATCGACCAGTCATCTGTCAATGTGGAGAAAGCAAAGGACAACACAGGGCAAGCAGTCACGTATCGGCAGAAAGCGTGCAAG AAGAAGATCTGGATCGCCATCTTTCTGGCCATCGTCGTCGTAACGTTGGTCATCTTGTTGTCCACCTTACTTTCAACCTAA